CACGCGTTGCTGCTGTCCCCCGGAAAGCTCATTCGGAAAGTTGTTCATGCGTTCTGCCAGACCAACCTTGGCTAGCAACTCAGCGGCCAGCTTCACGGCTTCGGTCTTGCTCATGCCTCTGACCTGACGCGGGCCAAATGCCACATTCTCGATCGCAGTCAGCTGAGGAAACAGATTGAACTGCTGGAATACCATGCCAGCCTCAAGCCGAATCTCGCGCACTTTGGCCTTTCCTGCACGTACGTTGATTCCATCAACGATCAGATCTCCACCGTTGATTTCCTCAAGTGCGTTGATACACCGCAACAGCGTGGATTTGCCAGACCCAGAGGGCCCGATCAGAACGACCACCTCTCCCTGATCGATACTCAGATCGACCTTGTCGAGCACAACGTTGGCACCGAAGGACTTGGATACGGATTTGAATTCGATCATGCTCATAAGATGCGCATCCTTTTCTCGATGATTCGCAAGATGGCGGTCATGGTGCCAATCAGAATCAGGTAGATGATGGCAACGGCAGACCAGATCTCGACTGCGCGAAACGTTGCGGCCATGATCTCCTGCCCTTGTCGGGTCAGCTCACCCACGCCAATCACAATAAAGAGCGAGGTGTCTTTCAGGCTGACGATGAACTGGTTACCCAGTGGGGGTGTCATCCTGCGAAACGCGACGGGCCCCACCACGAACGCCAGCACTCGCCAGACCGGCATGCCCAGAGCGAGGCCGGCCTCACGCAAACCCTTTGGAACGGACAGAAACGAGCCGCGCACAATCTCCGCAATATAAGCACCCGAGTTGACGATTACGGCGGTGATAGCAGCAGTCAATGCATCGACCCGTATGCCCATCACCACCGGCAAGGCAAAGTAGATGAACATCACTTGCACCACGATCGGCGTGCCGCGGACCAGTTCGACGTAGATGAATGCGATGCCGTTGACCAGCGAATTGCCGTACGCACGCATCAGCCCGAACAACAGGCCGACAGCCATGCCGCCGGCCAGACCAACAACTGTGATGAATACTGTCAGCCTGGCACCTTCCAGCAGAGCCGGAATGTTGTTGCTGACGACAGACCAGTCGAATTCCATTTTGTCTCCTCCCTATATCTGGGGGTTACGGATCAGCGAGCAGGCGGAGTCGTTCCGAACCACTTCACATAGATCTCTTCGTATCGACCATCATCACGCATCTTCTCCAGGACCTCGTTGACCTGCTCGACATGCGGACTACCCTTGGGGAACCCAATGCCGTACTCATGGGCCATCATTTGCTTGCCAACAGCCTTGACCCGTCCCTGGCCTGCCTTGTTGATGTAATACAGAACGTTTGGCGTGTCATGCATAGCGGCATCAACTCGCCCGGTCTGCAGTTCAAGGTATGCGTTGTCAATATTCGGAAACAGTCGCTTCTCGGTATCCTTGAAATGCTCTCGTGCATAATTGGCAGCCGATGTGCCCATTCGCAAGGCTAGTGACTTGCCAGCAAGATCCTCTGCACCCTCGATGTCGCTGTCGACCGGCACCATGATCAGGAACCCGCTGTCGTAATAGCCATCAGAAAAGTCGATTGCTTTCTTGCGCTCATCTGTAATGGTGATGCCGGCAAGTGCGACATCAACGTTATTGGTTTGCAGCGCAGGCAGAATGCCGTTGAAATCCATCGGGCGCAGCTCGTACTCAAGGTTCAGGTCTTTGGCGATGGCATCCCACATATCAATGTCGAAACCAACGTACTTGTCATCTTCCTTGAATTCAAAAGGTACGAATGCGGTGTCGACCGCGACGAGTAGTGGGTCGCTCTTGGTCTGTGCCACGGCGGCCTGACCGCACAGGGCTGTGGCAGTGACAGCAACAACTGCCAGATGTTTGACGAATGATTTCATGGTGTCTCCTCAAAGGGGATTGTTTGAGAGTCAGGCTGATGCAAGAATATTTGCGTAACCAGTCTTAATGCAATCATAAGTGCATAGCAAATTGCAAATCAACAGGAAAAGCAACTTTTATTGCATAAATTAGTAAAATCCCTTAGGCAAAGAATCCAGAACACCCTATCCTCTCTGAGTGTCACTGCTCAAACAGGGATTGTTCCTGCGCAAATATCTTTGAAAAGTCGATCGGCGCATTCGATATGGCATATTGACGGCAACTGCAACACCAACACCTCTGCATGCACCATGGCCACCAACATTCGATCACTTTCAGTCAACTCTTGTCCTTGTGGCAGTCATACGCACTACGAACAGTGTTGTGGTCAGTACCACCGTGGCTCTTTGCATCTGCAAGCGCCAGATGCGGAAAGACTAATGCGATCCCGTTACTGCGCGTTTGTGCTCGACGACACCGACTATCTGCTGCAGACATGGGATCCGAAGAGCCGACCTCCCTTCATTGAGCCCAACGAACCGGGAACGCAATGGCTCGGTCTCAAGATCGTCAAGCATGAGCAGTCGGATCAATTCCATGCAACGGTCGAGTTTGTGGCGCGAGTGCGCAACCCGCAAGGACGTGCACAGCGACTCCACGAAGTCAGCCGCTTTGAGAAAGTGGATGGCCACTGGTTTTATCTGGATGGCGAGTTCAGGAACTGATTCGATTGACCGTAATCCAGTAGACCGGGTCTTGAGCCAGAGCGAGTGAAGCACTCAATCGGGTCCAGTCACAGGGCACCAGACGGTGCCACGCACTGGTATCTACTTGTTGACAGGCTGATACCTGCTGTCTAGGATTGATGCACATCGGGGTTACGTCTCGACACACTCTGATAATACGCACAAGAATATCGATACCTATAACGACAAAAATTCCCATTCCAGATCCAGGAGGAGACATATGAAGAACATCGCCACAGCAATTGCTGTCGCCTGCTGTCTGACTGCGGGCATTACCAGCGCACACGCAGCCGACAATTACCCTACTCGCCCGATCACGCTAATCGTTCCCTATCCGGCAGGTGGCAACGCAGACGTATCCGTTCGCGTTCTGGCTGAGGCGCTGGAGAAAGAACTGGGACAATCGGTTGCAGTTACACCTTCCCCAGGCGCGGGAGGCGTGACGGGCACACAGAAAATGCTAAGCAGCAAACCTGATGGATACACCCTTCTTGTCAGTGCACAATCCTCCATCACGGTTCCCACCCAGACTCGCAAACTGAGCTTCCAGTGGGACACCCCCACATATATCGCATCGATCGCTGCTCCGACCACCTACATTGGTGTCGACAAGAACAACAAGCAAATCCAGACATTCCAGGACTTTGTGGACCTCGCTAAAGCCAAGCCAGGCGAAGTAAGTGTGGCAATCATTGGGCGGGCCGGTTTGTACCAGACGATCGTGCTGCGCATGTCCGAAGCGGCCGACATCAAGCTCAAGTCGCTCCCGTTTAACGGCGGACCACCAACCGTCGCTGCCGTGCTCGGAGGCCATGCTGACAGTTTGATCACGGACAACTTCAACGATTCCCTGAAGGCAATCGCCCTGACAGGCCAGCCCAGTGACTTTTACCCCGGTGTCAAAACCCTGAAAGAGCTGGGATTTCCAAACGCTGAATCGGGTGTCACGTACATCGTTGCTGCCCCCAACGGCACTCCTCAGGCTGTTGTCGACAAACTGGAGTCCGCGCTGAAAGTCGCAGCAGGATCACCGAAGTACCTGGAAGTATTGAAGTCGCTGCGCTGGAACCCCTTGTGGCGCGACCAGGCAGAAACCAGACATGCCGTGCAGACTGAAGCTATGGCTGTCAAGGGGCTCGTCGATGCTGGTCTGATGAACGCGGAGTGAATTCGGTTTCCATCTGATTCATTCCCTATTCCTCGACTGCAAGGGTGCTGATGTTGAAACGAGATTTCCTGATTGGAATGGGAACGGTATTGCTCGCCGGTCTGTATCTGGCGCTCATTCCCTATCAGGTTCAGCCTGACTCGGACGGCTATGATTTTGTGTCGGGAAGAACCCTCCCGTTCATGGTGGGTGGGTTCCTTCTGATTACGGGACTGGCACTGACGATCACGTCCTTGCGAACGATGCATCGGACATCTTCGTACGAGCAAGCGCCAAGCCACGAGTCACCAGGACATCGCTACAAACGAGTTGCCATGCTGACCACACTGGCAGTTTTGTACACGCTTGGCCTGACCTACATGGGGTACATCGTTTCGACCATTCTGGCACTCGCAGCCGCGATGGTCTTTAGCGGGGAGCGCCGAAAGAGGCTGGTCGTGATCATCTCTATCCTCACCTCCGTGTTGCTCTACTATTTTTTCCACAAACTCATGCAGGTGCCCCTGCCAGACACCCTTCTCTTCTAGGGATTGCCTCACAAGGAAACTTCATGATCGAATGGTTTGCGGATCTGAGTAGCGGGTTCTCCCAGGCATGGCAGTTTTCTTTGCTTCTATCGTCCATTCTGGGCGTGATTGTC
This sequence is a window from Orrella marina. Protein-coding genes within it:
- a CDS encoding YchJ family protein → MATNIRSLSVNSCPCGSHTHYEQCCGQYHRGSLHLQAPDAERLMRSRYCAFVLDDTDYLLQTWDPKSRPPFIEPNEPGTQWLGLKIVKHEQSDQFHATVEFVARVRNPQGRAQRLHEVSRFEKVDGHWFYLDGEFRN
- the glnH gene encoding glutamine ABC transporter substrate-binding protein GlnH, yielding MKSFVKHLAVVAVTATALCGQAAVAQTKSDPLLVAVDTAFVPFEFKEDDKYVGFDIDMWDAIAKDLNLEYELRPMDFNGILPALQTNNVDVALAGITITDERKKAIDFSDGYYDSGFLIMVPVDSDIEGAEDLAGKSLALRMGTSAANYAREHFKDTEKRLFPNIDNAYLELQTGRVDAAMHDTPNVLYYINKAGQGRVKAVGKQMMAHEYGIGFPKGSPHVEQVNEVLEKMRDDGRYEEIYVKWFGTTPPAR
- the glnQ gene encoding glutamine ABC transporter ATP-binding protein GlnQ, with translation MSMIEFKSVSKSFGANVVLDKVDLSIDQGEVVVLIGPSGSGKSTLLRCINALEEINGGDLIVDGINVRAGKAKVREIRLEAGMVFQQFNLFPQLTAIENVAFGPRQVRGMSKTEAVKLAAELLAKVGLAERMNNFPNELSGGQQQRVAIARALAVKPKVMLFDEPTSALDPELRQEVLRVMQALAEEGMTMVVVTHEIGFARQVGTRLIFMENGHIAVDGPPRELIDNPPNQRLKEFLQHVE
- the glnP gene encoding glutamine ABC transporter permease GlnP, which encodes MEFDWSVVSNNIPALLEGARLTVFITVVGLAGGMAVGLLFGLMRAYGNSLVNGIAFIYVELVRGTPIVVQVMFIYFALPVVMGIRVDALTAAITAVIVNSGAYIAEIVRGSFLSVPKGLREAGLALGMPVWRVLAFVVGPVAFRRMTPPLGNQFIVSLKDTSLFIVIGVGELTRQGQEIMAATFRAVEIWSAVAIIYLILIGTMTAILRIIEKRMRIL
- a CDS encoding tripartite tricarboxylate transporter TctB family protein, whose product is MLKRDFLIGMGTVLLAGLYLALIPYQVQPDSDGYDFVSGRTLPFMVGGFLLITGLALTITSLRTMHRTSSYEQAPSHESPGHRYKRVAMLTTLAVLYTLGLTYMGYIVSTILALAAAMVFSGERRKRLVVIISILTSVLLYYFFHKLMQVPLPDTLLF
- a CDS encoding Bug family tripartite tricarboxylate transporter substrate binding protein, whose product is MKNIATAIAVACCLTAGITSAHAADNYPTRPITLIVPYPAGGNADVSVRVLAEALEKELGQSVAVTPSPGAGGVTGTQKMLSSKPDGYTLLVSAQSSITVPTQTRKLSFQWDTPTYIASIAAPTTYIGVDKNNKQIQTFQDFVDLAKAKPGEVSVAIIGRAGLYQTIVLRMSEAADIKLKSLPFNGGPPTVAAVLGGHADSLITDNFNDSLKAIALTGQPSDFYPGVKTLKELGFPNAESGVTYIVAAPNGTPQAVVDKLESALKVAAGSPKYLEVLKSLRWNPLWRDQAETRHAVQTEAMAVKGLVDAGLMNAE